The Methanosarcina barkeri str. Wiesmoor DNA segment AAGGGTTCCGGACACTGAAGGAAGGCTTGAGATTTTCCAGATTCACACAAGAGGTATGCCACTTGCCGAAAACGTAAATCTCATGGACTTCGCTCAGATAACTTATGGGTTTGTGGGAGCTGACATTGCTGCGCTTTGCCGGGAAGCTGCAATGAGTTCTTTGAGGCGGATTCTCCCGAAGATTAACCTCAATGAACCTGAAATTCCAAGTGAGATCCTTGACACACTTCGGGTCACAAGGGAAGATTTTGAAAATGCCCTTAAAGACGTCCAGCCGTCTGCTATAAGAGAAATCCTTATCGAGATTCCGAATGTGAGCTGGGAAGATGTAGGCGGCCTGGAGGGAGTAAAACAACTTTTGAAGGAAGCTGTGGAATGGCCCCTTAAAAGTCCGGAATCGTACAGGGATATAGGAGTTGAGGCTCCCAAAGGAGTGCTTCTATATGGTCCACCGGGAACTGGAAAGACTCTCCTTGCAAAAGCCATCGCCCATGAGTCCGAAGCTAACTTCATCACAGCAAAAGGAAGTGATCTGCTTTCCAAGTGGTACGGAGAGTCCGAAAAAAGGATTGCCGAGGTTTTTTCACGGGCAAGGCAGGTTGCTCCATCTATTATTTTCCTGGATGAACTCGACTCTCTTGCGCCTATTCGCGGGGCTGCCATAGGTGAGCCACAGGTTACTGCCAGGATCCTGAATCAGCTTCTTTCCGAGATGGATGGACTTGAGGAACTTAGAGCTGTAGTGGTAATAGGCGCAACCAACCGTCCTGATATTATAGATCCAGCTCTTCTAAGGCCTGGACGTTTTGACGAGTTAATTCTCGTTCCTGTTCCGGATGCGGGAGCTCGCAAGGAAATTTTTAGGGTCCATACCGCAAAAATGTCGCTTGCAGAGGATGTTGATATTGACAAACTCGTTTCCATGACTGATCAGTATACGGGTGCTGACATTGCGGCTGTGTGCAAAAAGGCAGGAAGAGACGCACTTCGCGAAGACCTTCATGCTAAAGAGGTAAAGCAGAAACATTTCCTTCAAGCGATTGCTGAAACCGGGCCTTCGGTTACTCCTGATACCATGAAATATTACCAGGCTGTACAGAGTGGCCTGAGAAAAAGACAGTCAAAAGAAATAGAGACTCCATTTTATACCTGAGTGAGAGACAGGAAGTTTGATCTTCTTTTTTACTTTTTCCTGTTTTCCTTTATTTTCTCTACTCTTTTATTGGTATTCTTATTTTCCATATGCAGCCGTTGTGATTTATATGAAGAAGCGTAAAACCCCTAAGTCTTTAGCTTAGGGGATATAAGCGTCAACTTCACCCCCTGATTTCGTATATAATATTCTACCGTCTCTTTACTAACATTTCCGATTGTAGACGCAAAATATCCATCACTCCATAACATATTTTCACCCCAATAATACTTTTCCAGATATTCTTTTTGTGTTTTCCATAACCCGTTCGTAGATTCTTGTTTCAATTTTCTGACAATAGATAAAACACTAACTTTTGGTTCACTCTTAATCAATAAATGAATATGGTCTTTGTCAGTTTCCATTTCAAGGATTTCAAAGTTAGACTCTTTTGAAATGTCAATCATAATCTGTTTGAGTTCTTCGCTAATTGGTTCAAGTATGACTTTTCGGTATTTGCAAACGAAAATAATGTGTTACATTAACAAAAATTTGCTATGATTCCGTGTTTCATTCTTTATATTTACCAAAAAGTACATATATTGTTAAACCATTTAATACCTTGTATGATGAAAGCGTTCAAATTTAGACTCTATCCTACAGCTACACAAGCTGTTCAGTTAAATCAGCATATAGGTAGCTGTAGGTTTGTCTACAATTGGGCACTTGATCAGAAAATTAAAACTTATGAACAGACAGGAAAATCAATTTCCAGATTTGACTTAAACAAAAAGCTTCCTGTCTTGAAAGCTTCTAATGAATGGTTAGGAGAAGTCAATTCTCAATCATTGCAGGGAATGACTAAGCAGGTTGAGTCTGCCTTCACTCGATTTTTCCGAGAGAAGAACGGCTTTCCTAAGTTTAAATCTAAGAAAAACCCAATTCAATCTTTTCCTGTACCTCAACACTACTCCGTAGACTTTGAAAAAAACACTATCAAGCTCCCTAAAATAGAACCAATTAAAGCAGTTTTTCACAGGAAGTTTGAGGGCGAGCTTAAAACAGCTACTGTTTCAAGGACATGTAAAGGACATTACTACATTAGTATCCTTGTTGAAGATGGGAACGAACTTCCTACAAAACAGAAGTATTCAGAATCTACTACAGTGGGTCTAGATGTTGGGATTAAGGATTTTGCTATACTTTCCACAAGAGAAAAGATTGAGAACCCTAACTACCTGAAAAACTCTTTGAACAGGTTAAAGGTTCTTCAAAAAAGAGTATCAAGGAAACAGAAAGGTTCTAAGAACAGGGTAAAAGCCAAACATAGGGTTGCTGTACTCCATGACAAAATAACTAATCAGAGGAACGACTTCCAGAACAAACTCTCTTTTAAACTCATAAGCGAAAACCAAGCAATAGCTCTGGAAACTCTGAATGTTAAAGGAATGGTTAAGAATCATCATTTGGCACAGGCTATAAGTGATTCCGCATGGAGCAGGTTTGTAACAAAACTAGAGTATAAAGCTGAATGGTACGGAAAAACCATCCTGAGAATTGGGCAATTTGAACCATCTTCTAAAGTATGTCATGTTTGTGGATATCATAATTCAGATTTGACATTAAAAGATAGAGAATGGACTTGCCCAGACTGTAAAACAAAACATGATAGAGATATAAATGCCGCTATCAATATCAAGAAATTTGCTCTCATAGATCAAAATCTAATTGGATTATAACACCTGCGGAACGCGGGGAAGAGCTTGGGGACTTGCCCTCAATAGAGGGAGGAATGAACCAAGAAGACACTCAGTCTTTAGATGAGTGGTAGTTCACATTACGAAATATTATACCTACAGGTTTTTACTCTCAGGATCTAAGCATCATTTAACTCTTGTTTTTTTATGTAATGCTAATTTGCTTAATAGGTGATCTTTATATTTTACCCAAATTTTCAGCACAAACAAAGATACTGAGTTCCAAAAATGATAAGCATCCTTCAGTAAATATTTTGGTTGAATTATTTTTATATAATTATTGATATACTGCTTAATGGAGGTGGGCAACCAGGGGAAAATGATAGCTACCTAGGGGAAAATAATAGCTACTTGAATCTGTTGAAGGTTAACCTATTAAGAGATTCAGCAAGGAAGATCTTCTTAGGTTTGCTGATAAACAGACAGAGAGTGATATTCTAAGCTTCAAGGTGCATACCTGAAATAGAAATGAAGGTCTATATGGTTGAACACATGGAAGTATTGCTATAAGTTTAGTAAGAAAAGTATTCGTGAAACACTTTCTCAAGGAAGTCTACTAACTGAATAGTTTTTTAGAAAAAAGCTTGATCAAAAAATAACTTTAAGAAAGAGCTTATCCCAAAACCAGCTTTATACTCAAAATTGATAGAAGTTTCAGAACAATTCCCTTTGATCAAACCGTGATCAAAAACTCATTGATTATTCTGAATTCAAGATTCGGAGAAGCAGTTTTGAGTTATTGGATAGGCTCAATTATAAAGGAAACCAGACTTGGAGTAAAGGGGGAAAAGTTATGGAAATCGTTCCTATGGATATTCAGCATGTATTACAAAATGTAAAATTTCCTGCAAATAAGAATGACATAATTCAACAAGCAAGAAGTAGTGGTTCAATAGCGGATCCGCTACTGGAGAACCTGGGCATGCTTCCAGATAAGGAATACGCCAACGCTAATGAAGTCGTCAAGGAACTTGAAAGAATTTAAATTTATCTTAAATCAAATAATCGTCAAATGGGGGACAAATCTTAAAAGTAGATTCTGCTGAATGTCAAAATTTAGGTTGTACTCTCCTTCAAGATGGGTAGCTTTATAGTGTATTTTGAAATAGAAAGTTTCACCATTTAAAATCTATAAGCTTTCTTTAAAGTTTTTTGCATGGTTGAATACATTATAGAAAGTATCACAGTTTCCTATTTGACGTAAAATTCAGGAGTCTCATAAGTCTCATAAGTCTCATAAGTTTCCTGAATTTTTCAGAAACAGATCCTCTAGTAAACAATCCTCATCTGTGCAATACTTATTAGCATGAAAGTATGTGAGGAAATCTTCCTCACGTACTCTCTTCATCCTTTTTTCTCGTAATTTTCTGAAAACTGCCTTGGTTGTTCAAGCATGTGTTTTTGAAATATCTCATAGTTTTCGACTTTTTGCCTTCATTGAAAATTTTCAGTATCCATATCCTGAAGCTTCGGTTGAGGTAACAACTGCAGATTTTCGAATAATTCTCCAAAAACGATAGCAAGAAAAATGTTATTTTTTTGAAGACATCTGCGGAAAGTCAGGCCCAAGATAATGATATGATCAATAGTCAAAAAAGGTAAGACAAAAAGTACTTTCATTTAATTTGTGCCTGTTATTCGAAGAATTAGATCAATAGTCAAAAAAGGTAAGATAAAAAGTACTTTCATTTATTTGTGCCTGTTATTCGAAGAATTTCATGTACGTTTAACATGAAAGTATGGAATCAAAGTTGCGCTGGCGCACCCAGAAGCAAGTTAGCGGGGTATGTCCGCGCCACCTCTCCAAATTCCGTTAAAGGAACTAATAACCCTAAATAATTTAGTTTGAGCAGAAGTTAATAACAAAAAATAGAATTGAGAAATTCTATTGTCATCAACGGTTGTCGGAGAAGTTTTCCATTCCCGCAGCAAGCTAGCGAGGTATTCGAATGAAATAAATCAGGAGCTAGCTGAGTTTTTTATCTTACCAGACAGCGTTGTTTTTCAGAGTTGCTAGAATGTTTGTGAACTCGTTACTGAACCTGCAATTCCCAAAGTCCGGAGAACTCAGAATGTTCTTCTTTATTTCCTGCAGTCCGATCAGGAGATTTATATCATCGCTGTATTCAAATCCTCCATCTGATGCCGTGATGTTTTCGGCAAGGACGTCAAGAAGCTTTGGGTCAAGGTCATTCGTTATGTATGTGTCCAGGATCAGAAGGTCCGAAATTCTCTTGTAGAAATCGATGAGCTCCTGGTAGCCAGGTATCGCGTAGGCTTTTGCCATCTGTTTTTGCCTGTTCAGGTAGATCAGGTAACGGGAAATTGTGCTTATTATGTTCTCGATACCCTCTTTTTTAGGGAACGCGATTGGGAACCTTTTCATCATCTGTGAATTAAGTTTGCCTCTGCTCTGTACCCCTTTGCGGTTCCAGACCTCAGGAAAAGCCCTTGCTATCGAAGAGTTGAGTACAGCCGTAACATAGAGATAGAGTGTGGGATCTCCAAGCACGACTCCGACACCGTTTGCAAAAACATTCTTTCCAGTAGGATCATATGAAGCTTGCAGGCGAGAGTTATTGGTAATGATAATTTTAGGGGTGTTTATATACCGCAGGAAACTTTCGTTCTCGAAGCGGTAATCAGCCAAAATGAGTTCCTGTGTTTCGGTCTCAGATTGCTGTTTGATTTCCATTGACTGCTGTTTGATTTCCATTAGCTGTTTATAAGCTACAGGAAACTTTGCTTTTAGTTCCTCGGGCTGGAATATTCTGTATTCTTTCCTTATGTTATTGTCAAGGATTTCATAAGGCACCATAAACTGGTACTGAGTTGACTGAACCGTAAATTCATTCGAAACGGAATCGTCTACATAAGGGTACATAAGTTCTTTTTCCATACCTGCCTGTTCTATACCCACATTTATGTGGGAGTCTCTGCAGACGCAGGATGCATCTGTGCAGTTTTCGCTTGAAAGGCCAGCTTTTTGTAAAAAATCGTTTGTGTGGGGTACACCTTCAAAAACTTCTATTGAAATGTCTTCTAGGGTTCTAGGGATTTTGCTCAGCCTTTCTATAATATAGTCCTTACTCCAGAACATATATTTCACTTCTTTTTTATATATAGAGGGAATTCTGGGTAAACTGGTTTCTTTGTTGGGGGTTGGGTTCTCAAAAATTCGTCTTTGATTTTGAGGTACCTGATTGTTAACTCCTCAGAATCTCTATACTAAACTTTGAATATACCTTTTAATATAATAATTTATCCATAATAACGGTTAACAAATGAAACCGAACTTTTTAAGTTAACAGAAAAAAGTGAAAACTAAAGCCATCGAGTGAAATCAGTCCTTTCAGAAAAAAGCAGGTTTTTTAGAATAAAGGAAATAATTCAAGGTTTACAAACCTGAAAAGACCTTCAATGCCTTTCTTGCATTATCCAGCATATTATGGTTGTTATTGAAATAAATGTAGGTCTTCTCAGGCCCGAATTCATGTATTTTCCTGATAGTTTCGCTAATTTCCGCCTGAGAATAATCGTAACTGTACCAGTCTTCTCTTCCGTG contains these protein-coding regions:
- a CDS encoding CDC48 family AAA ATPase, with translation MADREKITAKLKVAEADQRDVGKGIVRVDDSFREKLGLKPFDVVEIRGGKSTSALLGRPYPSDSGLDIIRMDGLIRTNAKTSIGEYVDIRKADWKEARSVTLAPVAKGMQIYAPSETLKAIFMNRTVSKGDFISTTSLRRSRERETLGKGIMFEDFFQDFFGPGMGQSFGLGEIKLQVVSTSPSGIVKITDMTEVELLPEAAEITPEQNVPTVMYEDLGGVKEAITKIREMIELPLKHPELFDRLGIDAPKGVLLYGPPGTGKTMLAKAVANETDAYFISVNGPEIMSKYYGESEKGIRDVFEDAEKNAPAIIFLDEIDSIAPKRAEVTGEVERRVVAQLLSLMDGLKARKNVIVIGSTNRPEAIDMALRRPGRFDREIELRVPDTEGRLEIFQIHTRGMPLAENVNLMDFAQITYGFVGADIAALCREAAMSSLRRILPKINLNEPEIPSEILDTLRVTREDFENALKDVQPSAIREILIEIPNVSWEDVGGLEGVKQLLKEAVEWPLKSPESYRDIGVEAPKGVLLYGPPGTGKTLLAKAIAHESEANFITAKGSDLLSKWYGESEKRIAEVFSRARQVAPSIIFLDELDSLAPIRGAAIGEPQVTARILNQLLSEMDGLEELRAVVVIGATNRPDIIDPALLRPGRFDELILVPVPDAGARKEIFRVHTAKMSLAEDVDIDKLVSMTDQYTGADIAAVCKKAGRDALREDLHAKEVKQKHFLQAIAETGPSVTPDTMKYYQAVQSGLRKRQSKEIETPFYT
- the tnpA gene encoding IS200/IS605 family transposase, whose protein sequence is MIFVCKYRKVILEPISEELKQIMIDISKESNFEILEMETDKDHIHLLIKSEPKVSVLSIVRKLKQESTNGLWKTQKEYLEKYYWGENMLWSDGYFASTIGNVSKETVEYYIRNQGVKLTLISPKLKT
- the tnpB gene encoding IS200/IS605 family element RNA-guided endonuclease TnpB, producing the protein MMKAFKFRLYPTATQAVQLNQHIGSCRFVYNWALDQKIKTYEQTGKSISRFDLNKKLPVLKASNEWLGEVNSQSLQGMTKQVESAFTRFFREKNGFPKFKSKKNPIQSFPVPQHYSVDFEKNTIKLPKIEPIKAVFHRKFEGELKTATVSRTCKGHYYISILVEDGNELPTKQKYSESTTVGLDVGIKDFAILSTREKIENPNYLKNSLNRLKVLQKRVSRKQKGSKNRVKAKHRVAVLHDKITNQRNDFQNKLSFKLISENQAIALETLNVKGMVKNHHLAQAISDSAWSRFVTKLEYKAEWYGKTILRIGQFEPSSKVCHVCGYHNSDLTLKDREWTCPDCKTKHDRDINAAINIKKFALIDQNLIGL
- a CDS encoding DUF2795 domain-containing protein, whose translation is MEIVPMDIQHVLQNVKFPANKNDIIQQARSSGSIADPLLENLGMLPDKEYANANEVVKELERI